One Paenibacillus sp. FSL W8-0186 genomic window carries:
- a CDS encoding chemotaxis protein CheW, which yields MGEELKVIVFKLGEEEYGIEVDKVQTIERMMPITRVPKTYSFVKGVINLRGVVIPVIDLRGRFGLPETEYTDQTRIIIVAVNEMEVGFIVDSANDVMDLNSDVIDSPPDVVGGIKAKYLHGVARISEERLLVMLNLSEVLNRSEIIQLESLED from the coding sequence ATGGGAGAGGAATTGAAAGTCATCGTATTTAAACTGGGTGAAGAAGAATACGGCATTGAGGTAGACAAAGTTCAGACGATCGAGCGCATGATGCCAATAACCCGTGTTCCGAAAACGTACTCGTTCGTAAAGGGAGTCATCAACTTACGCGGCGTCGTCATTCCTGTCATTGATTTGCGCGGGCGCTTCGGCCTTCCGGAAACGGAGTACACGGATCAGACCCGAATTATTATTGTCGCGGTAAATGAGATGGAAGTTGGCTTTATCGTTGATTCGGCGAACGATGTCATGGATCTGAACAGCGATGTGATCGATTCCCCGCCGGATGTGGTCGGAGGAATTAAAGCAAAGTATTTGCATGGCGTTGCCCGCATTTCCGAGGAGCGCCTCCTGGTCATGCTGAACTTGTCTGAAGTGCTGAACCGCTCTGAAATCATTCAATTGGAAAGTTTAGAGGATTAA
- a CDS encoding chemotaxis protein CheC, translating into MDLFKGFADFKMDVLKEVGNIGAGNAATALSRLLNKPIDMAVPKVQMLPFEAVAEKVGGAECIVLAIFLRVEGDAPGNLFFILSPEGAKKLLHRLAGIHVESEEEFSEMEWSALSEIGNILAGSYLSSLADFTSLAMTPTVPALAMDMAGAILSYGLLQFGEMGDSALLIDTTFIEDQQEVEGQFFLIPDPESFDKIFTALGVPMNDD; encoded by the coding sequence GTGGATCTGTTCAAAGGTTTTGCAGATTTTAAAATGGATGTGTTAAAGGAAGTCGGCAATATCGGCGCTGGGAATGCCGCCACCGCCTTATCCAGACTGCTTAACAAACCAATTGACATGGCCGTGCCCAAAGTTCAAATGCTGCCTTTTGAGGCGGTGGCTGAGAAGGTTGGAGGAGCGGAGTGCATTGTGCTAGCCATCTTTTTGCGAGTGGAAGGCGATGCTCCCGGAAATCTGTTTTTTATCCTCAGTCCAGAAGGGGCGAAGAAGCTGCTTCATCGTCTTGCGGGAATTCATGTGGAGAGCGAGGAGGAGTTTTCCGAGATGGAATGGTCTGCTCTTTCGGAAATTGGTAATATTTTGGCCGGCTCCTATCTGTCTTCGCTCGCCGATTTCACCTCGCTGGCCATGACGCCCACCGTTCCCGCGCTGGCGATGGATATGGCAGGAGCAATATTGAGTTACGGGCTGCTGCAGTTCGGCGAAATGGGTGATTCCGCATTGCTAATTGATACGACATTCATCGAGGATCAGCAAGAAGTGGAGGGACAATTTTTCCTTATCCCGGATCCTGAATCCTTCGATAAAATATTTACCGCCTTAGGAGTACCGATGAATGATGATTGA
- a CDS encoding chemotaxis protein CheD: MIEEQRIVKVGMADLNIIQQTGLIRTTGLGSCVGLTLYDPVAKMAGLAHVMLPTSTIAREGQLNIAKYADTAVPALLQQLLSSGADKKRIVAKMAGGSQMFTFAGTGDSLRIGPRNVESCKEKLSELGIPLLAEDTGGNYGRTIELDCETGILFIRSVQKGIKEL; encoded by the coding sequence ATGATTGAGGAACAGCGAATCGTGAAGGTCGGCATGGCGGATCTCAATATTATCCAGCAAACAGGGCTTATTCGGACAACTGGGCTTGGCTCTTGTGTAGGACTTACTTTGTATGATCCGGTAGCCAAAATGGCTGGCCTTGCCCATGTCATGCTTCCGACATCCACCATCGCCCGCGAGGGCCAGCTCAATATTGCCAAGTATGCGGATACTGCCGTACCGGCATTATTACAACAATTGCTTTCGAGCGGAGCAGACAAAAAACGGATTGTGGCCAAAATGGCGGGCGGATCGCAAATGTTTACCTTTGCGGGAACGGGAGATTCGTTGCGGATTGGCCCGAGAAATGTAGAATCATGCAAAGAGAAGCTGTCGGAGCTGGGCATCCCGTTGTTAGCTGAGGACACGGGGGGCAATTACGGAAGAACGATCGAACTCGATTGCGAAACGGGTATATTATTTATACGCAGTGTACAAAAGGGTATAAAGGAATTGTAG